From Weissella diestrammenae, a single genomic window includes:
- a CDS encoding phage tail tip lysozyme, translated as MKIFRNLKISLITFISLLLVVIVALMGISSNSSCDTDTSVSVVNSADQKQTALSLASSLKKVDSATDAGISAYLGNTEAESGISSTRIESDATYDEAKALNLSLSGYAFGFNQWDKSRRVDLINYAKSQNKSWTDASLQLDFALNHDGANSDLLKQGLQMGDVSEATEFLRAKWERGGVGTTDKRISLAKKWYTLIASGASDNVAVDVASDNNAESKNEQSETENDVGCSTNTVSGMGSSGASVLEIPANYKNKVTDTNFTATSSTNTYPINQCTWYAYNRMQALGTPVDNAMGNGGDWGASAKTKGYQTSNKPQKGWAVSFGRGVAGADPTYGHVAVVEAVSDDGSKFLISECNAVKPGTGTISFREITLGSGMTFIQGKK; from the coding sequence ATGAAAATATTCCGTAATTTAAAAATATCGTTAATCACATTCATATCGTTATTGCTTGTTGTTATTGTTGCACTAATGGGTATCTCGTCCAACTCGTCGTGTGACACTGACACAAGCGTATCTGTTGTAAATTCTGCTGATCAAAAACAAACAGCGTTATCTCTTGCATCGAGTTTAAAAAAAGTCGATAGTGCTACTGATGCAGGTATATCAGCTTACTTAGGAAATACAGAAGCTGAAAGTGGCATCAGCTCAACTCGAATTGAAAGTGATGCTACCTATGATGAAGCAAAGGCGCTAAACCTGTCCTTAAGTGGTTATGCGTTTGGTTTTAATCAGTGGGACAAGTCGAGACGTGTAGACTTAATTAATTATGCTAAATCACAAAACAAGTCGTGGACTGATGCAAGTTTACAATTAGATTTTGCGTTAAATCATGACGGTGCCAATTCGGACTTATTGAAACAAGGTCTGCAAATGGGCGACGTATCAGAAGCTACCGAGTTTTTACGTGCAAAGTGGGAACGTGGTGGTGTTGGTACTACTGATAAGCGTATATCGCTTGCGAAGAAGTGGTACACATTAATTGCAAGTGGTGCTAGTGATAACGTTGCTGTAGATGTTGCTAGTGATAATAATGCTGAGAGTAAGAATGAACAATCTGAAACTGAAAATGACGTTGGTTGTTCAACTAACACAGTATCTGGTATGGGTTCATCTGGGGCATCAGTCTTAGAAATACCTGCTAATTACAAGAATAAAGTTACTGACACTAACTTCACGGCCACATCATCAACAAATACCTATCCGATTAATCAGTGTACCTGGTATGCGTATAACCGTATGCAAGCCTTAGGGACGCCAGTTGATAATGCTATGGGTAATGGTGGTGATTGGGGTGCTAGTGCTAAGACAAAAGGGTATCAAACAAGCAATAAGCCGCAAAAAGGTTGGGCTGTCAGTTTTGGTCGTGGTGTCGCTGGTGCTGATCCAACATATGGTCACGTGGCGGTTGTTGAAGCGGTTAGTGACGACGGTTCAAAATTTCTGATTAGTGAATGTAATGCTGTAAAACCTGGTACTGGTACGATTAGTTTTCGTGAGATAACTTTGGGTTCTGGTATGACATTTATTCAAGGAAAAAAGTAG
- a CDS encoding thiol-disulfide isomerase yields MKVRLAKRDQKGTKNNRNKGNIFSSGIGYWIISGLVVIGLLAGLTWFVPYTVMHLGNNATVDLNTKGQKVMFYSSKCSDCEKVFPTVFWHNMWHLNEESEQVQTINVAIQGNKHFIQEQGIEYTPTFVQGDKKFVTTDNDAVAQFVDKGVK; encoded by the coding sequence ATGAAAGTAAGATTGGCAAAAAGAGATCAAAAAGGCACTAAAAATAATAGAAACAAGGGCAATATATTTTCATCTGGTATTGGTTACTGGATCATATCGGGTTTGGTGGTTATAGGGCTATTGGCTGGTCTAACATGGTTTGTGCCATACACAGTGATGCACCTAGGTAATAATGCGACAGTCGATTTAAATACTAAAGGACAAAAAGTTATGTTCTATAGTTCAAAATGTTCAGACTGTGAGAAAGTGTTCCCGACAGTTTTTTGGCATAATATGTGGCATCTAAATGAAGAAAGCGAACAGGTGCAAACGATTAATGTGGCTATACAAGGCAACAAGCATTTCATTCAAGAACAAGGTATTGAATATACACCTACATTCGTACAAGGTGACAAGAAATTTGTGACAACTGATAATGATGCAGTTGCGCAATTTGTTGATAAGGGGGTGAAGTAG